One Rhodococcus sp. P1Y DNA window includes the following coding sequences:
- a CDS encoding tyrosine-type recombinase/integrase, which translates to MGSSATADAPTSLERRTPDGSYTDESDAEANTPEVRSPRADSRRLDELRGRVQNYSRHQTIDEYGVVRPKLGQRPGADLEDILMLLIATGARIGELLALKWDQVDLDSPIPTVTFSATLVVPRAAGERLFRQNFRKGDAPPLTVVLPPFAVTALRRRRAMPTFQNPENALFVTGTGNWVSPANVRRSWRAARGDNFDWVTPHTLRKTVATLVKETYGVEAAQIQLGHANTRVTEAHYIQRVTLAPDMSDALNKFAPKA; encoded by the coding sequence GTGGGATCGTCGGCCACCGCGGACGCTCCGACGTCATTGGAGCGGCGCACGCCTGACGGGTCGTACACCGACGAGTCCGACGCCGAGGCCAACACTCCAGAAGTCCGCAGTCCGCGCGCTGACTCCCGACGGCTCGACGAATTGCGCGGACGCGTGCAGAACTACTCTCGCCACCAGACCATCGACGAATATGGGGTCGTACGGCCGAAGCTCGGACAACGACCCGGTGCCGATCTCGAGGACATTCTTATGCTCCTGATCGCCACAGGTGCTCGCATCGGTGAGCTCTTGGCTTTGAAGTGGGACCAAGTCGATCTGGACTCGCCGATCCCGACAGTCACATTCAGCGCAACTCTTGTTGTTCCGCGAGCGGCCGGCGAGCGCCTCTTCCGTCAGAACTTCCGAAAGGGTGATGCACCTCCGCTTACCGTGGTGCTCCCGCCGTTCGCGGTCACAGCACTCCGACGTAGGCGCGCTATGCCAACTTTTCAGAACCCGGAGAACGCGCTGTTCGTGACGGGCACCGGCAATTGGGTATCGCCGGCGAACGTTCGGAGATCGTGGCGAGCTGCACGCGGCGACAACTTCGACTGGGTAACTCCTCACACCCTCAGAAAGACCGTAGCCACTCTGGTAAAAGAGACTTACGGGGTCGAAGCAGCTCAGATTCAGCTGGGACACGCCAACACGAGGGTCACCGAGGCGCACTACATCCAGCGAGTGACCTTGGCCCCAGACATGAGCGACGCGCTGAACAAGTTTGCGCCCAAGGCTTAG
- a CDS encoding sensor histidine kinase, with protein MPKTVEAWDPRVRRPWFRRIPVLSESAFVVSLMAGAVELAVLVAGSGTPGGYVALAVAMCGVVLARSHPWVGLILVLLGIVVDALFWDPLVMWTIATFTVFTMTLRGMSVIGTGLTTAAVAFGASVYANDAGLFDAAAILGFSVCLAAAATGNAVRSRDLYWNALDDRARDAASARHNEVNRRVAEERVRIARDLHDMMGHEVAVLSMNLGMAEVALPPEADRSRVAIASARVGVQTILEETQSILRVLRGGVEDSPAAEVVPSVWRLETLLASFRGAGLDINDAVSVDPGCLAPAVDVALYRVMQEALTNAHRHGNGSASVHIDTVDNRILMRVSNIRGSESNGGRARDGYGLVGMRERVTSVGGQLRIGTAADEFVVEAEFPSQHGALA; from the coding sequence ATGCCTAAAACAGTCGAAGCGTGGGATCCGCGCGTGCGACGTCCGTGGTTTCGTCGGATTCCGGTGTTGAGCGAGTCTGCGTTCGTCGTCTCTCTGATGGCTGGGGCAGTCGAGCTCGCAGTGTTGGTCGCCGGTTCCGGTACGCCAGGCGGCTACGTCGCGCTTGCCGTCGCAATGTGCGGCGTGGTGCTCGCCCGCTCGCACCCCTGGGTGGGTTTGATCCTGGTGTTGTTGGGCATCGTCGTCGATGCCCTGTTCTGGGATCCTCTCGTGATGTGGACGATCGCTACCTTCACCGTCTTCACCATGACCCTGCGAGGCATGTCGGTGATCGGCACAGGATTGACGACCGCAGCGGTGGCATTCGGAGCTTCGGTGTACGCGAACGACGCGGGACTATTCGACGCGGCCGCAATACTCGGATTCTCGGTGTGTCTGGCTGCCGCCGCGACCGGAAATGCTGTGCGAAGCCGAGACCTGTATTGGAATGCGCTCGACGACCGTGCCCGTGATGCCGCGTCGGCGCGTCACAACGAGGTCAACCGGAGAGTTGCGGAGGAGAGGGTCCGGATCGCGCGAGATTTGCACGACATGATGGGCCACGAGGTCGCCGTTCTCAGCATGAACTTGGGAATGGCAGAGGTCGCGCTTCCACCAGAAGCGGATCGCTCGCGCGTCGCGATCGCGTCAGCCCGGGTAGGGGTGCAAACCATTCTCGAGGAAACACAGAGCATCCTGCGCGTCTTGCGTGGCGGCGTCGAGGACAGTCCCGCCGCGGAGGTGGTTCCGAGCGTTTGGAGGTTGGAAACGTTGCTCGCTTCGTTCCGTGGTGCAGGTCTCGACATAAACGATGCGGTGTCCGTCGATCCGGGTTGCCTGGCGCCAGCCGTCGACGTGGCGCTCTACCGAGTGATGCAAGAGGCACTCACCAATGCGCATCGGCACGGGAACGGATCGGCGAGCGTGCACATCGATACGGTCGACAACCGAATACTGATGCGCGTGAGCAACATCCGAGGCAGCGAATCGAACGGCGGCCGGGCACGAGATGGCTACGGTCTCGTGGGTATGCGGGAACGCGTGACCTCGGTCGGCGGACAACTACGTATCGGAACGGCCGCCGACGAATTTGTCGTGGAAGCCGAATTTCCCTCGCAGCATGGGGCTTTGGCATGA
- a CDS encoding dipeptidase — translation MMSEVRARVAADMPRAWRELSDLVRFRSVADERQYPRQECVGAAEWVRDAFLDAGITSAELIDTVDGSLAVVGHRPAPEGAPTVLLYSHYDVQPDGERSLWSSEPFELTERDGRWYGRGAADCKGNVIMHLLALRAIGDDLGVGITVVSEGSEEMGTGGLEHLVVDRPELFASDIIVVADTGNAEVGQPTLTTTLRGIANVIVRIDTLEGEVHSGMYGGPAPDALAALIQLLSTLRDEHGNTVVDGLTTDQSWDGIDYAPERFRADASVLEGVELAGSSTVADAVWARPALTVLGIDCPPVVGSAAAISPTASARLNLRVPPGIDAQQAQDALTEHLKAHVPWSARITVEPEAVGSPFKALTDGPGYAALSDALADAFGRPVASAGQGGSIPLCNVLAQTFPKAEIILMGVEEPLCRIHAPNESVDPREIENLAVAEALFLQKLGSSDR, via the coding sequence CTGATGTCGGAAGTGCGGGCCCGAGTTGCTGCAGACATGCCACGGGCGTGGCGTGAACTGTCGGATCTGGTCAGGTTTCGATCGGTCGCAGACGAGCGCCAGTACCCGCGACAAGAATGCGTCGGTGCAGCCGAGTGGGTGCGTGATGCGTTTCTCGATGCAGGCATCACCAGTGCGGAGTTGATCGACACCGTCGACGGTTCCCTCGCTGTTGTCGGGCACAGGCCCGCCCCCGAAGGCGCACCGACGGTGCTGCTGTACTCCCACTACGACGTTCAACCCGATGGCGAGAGAAGTCTTTGGAGCAGTGAACCTTTCGAGCTCACCGAGCGCGATGGTCGCTGGTACGGCCGCGGCGCCGCGGACTGCAAGGGCAATGTGATCATGCATCTGCTCGCGCTTCGGGCGATCGGTGACGATCTCGGCGTCGGGATAACCGTCGTCTCAGAAGGTTCGGAGGAGATGGGCACGGGCGGCCTCGAACACCTCGTCGTCGACCGGCCCGAGCTGTTCGCGTCGGACATCATCGTTGTTGCCGACACAGGCAATGCCGAAGTCGGGCAGCCGACCCTGACCACCACGCTCCGCGGTATCGCCAATGTGATCGTCCGCATCGACACTCTCGAGGGCGAAGTACATTCCGGCATGTACGGGGGACCGGCGCCCGATGCGCTCGCCGCGCTGATTCAGCTGCTGTCTACGCTGCGAGACGAGCACGGCAACACCGTCGTCGACGGTCTGACCACCGACCAGAGCTGGGATGGCATCGACTACGCACCTGAGCGCTTTCGGGCCGATGCGAGCGTGCTGGAGGGGGTCGAGCTAGCAGGGTCGTCGACCGTCGCCGACGCGGTGTGGGCGCGGCCGGCACTCACGGTCCTCGGCATCGACTGCCCGCCCGTGGTCGGGTCGGCAGCAGCGATATCGCCGACGGCATCGGCCCGCCTGAATCTCCGCGTGCCGCCCGGAATCGACGCCCAGCAGGCGCAGGATGCGCTGACGGAACACCTGAAAGCTCACGTCCCCTGGAGCGCGCGGATTACCGTCGAACCGGAGGCTGTCGGTTCCCCGTTCAAAGCCCTGACCGACGGACCGGGCTACGCAGCCCTGAGCGACGCGCTGGCCGACGCATTCGGTCGGCCGGTGGCATCGGCTGGGCAGGGTGGCTCGATCCCACTGTGCAATGTTCTCGCACAGACCTTCCCGAAAGCCGAGATCATTTTGATGGGCGTCGAGGAACCGCTGTGCAGGATTCATGCCCCGAACGAAAGCGTCGACCCCCGCGAGATCGAGAACCTCGCGGTGGCCGAAGCCTTGTTCCTGCAAAAGTTGGGTTCTTCAGACCGATAG
- the bcp gene encoding thioredoxin-dependent thiol peroxidase — MTDTEKLEAGDTAPAFTLPDADGNDVSLSDYKGKKVIVYFYPAASTPGCTKQACDFRDSLAELNGEGLDVIGISPDKPAKLAKFRDKEGLNFPLLSDEEKTTLRAWSAFGEKKNYGKVYEGVIRSTFLVDEEGKIEVAQYNVRATGHVAKLRRDLSV, encoded by the coding sequence GTGACCGATACCGAAAAGCTAGAGGCCGGCGACACCGCGCCAGCGTTCACTCTCCCCGACGCAGACGGAAACGACGTCTCCTTGTCCGACTACAAGGGCAAGAAAGTCATCGTCTACTTCTACCCGGCTGCCAGCACTCCGGGCTGCACCAAGCAGGCGTGCGACTTCCGTGACAGCCTCGCCGAGCTAAACGGCGAGGGTCTGGACGTCATCGGCATCTCCCCCGACAAGCCGGCCAAGCTGGCCAAGTTCCGCGACAAAGAAGGCCTGAACTTCCCGTTGCTTTCCGACGAGGAGAAGACGACGCTCAGAGCCTGGAGCGCGTTCGGCGAGAAGAAGAACTATGGCAAGGTCTACGAGGGCGTCATTCGTTCGACGTTCCTTGTGGACGAAGAGGGCAAGATCGAGGTTGCGCAGTACAACGTCCGCGCAACCGGCCACGTCGCCAAACTTCGCCGCGACCTATCGGTCTGA
- a CDS encoding MMPL family transporter yields MPKRLAWIGLFSARHRILVVVAWVAALLVLTGILAFGTSSSTESAAPSAPETRAGQAMTMVADKFPAPDGAAKDRGSLQLVLQTTNGEAITAPTMRDQVDAVLSSAAGVDGLQSLSDPFDPSSPYVSADGTTVVSTLTFDPMDEDRQVAAYDAVLAVADGAPSSLTAEVGGQLFEPEASVGGVGEIAGILVAFVVLFLTFGSLLAAGANMLVALSGVAVGTIGVLAYGALSPIEPTTITLSAMLGLAVGIDYSLFILTRFRTELKSGHSVELAVSRAVGTAGTAVVFAGLTVIIALAGLSVVGISFITDMGMAGAFGVLVAMLMSVTLLPTLLRTLGMRALPRKQRVRDGENNPAEPTPSKSTRIFGAWVAFLVTRPVVSIVAGVVVLLLITLPVLSMKTAQNVPGGMDPASTQRHAYDLIVDEFGGVQSPLMVVADGDNAATDLTPVQLQLAGLDGVQSVDPGTVSADGETVLYTVVPVGSPIDESLKDLVDHIRDRADSITGVHLEVTGETAIGVDGDAQLHQALLKYVAVIVVLSFILLTIMFRSLLVPLIATLGYLLSVGAAFGGSVAVFQWGWLDALIPAPQGDPMLSVLPIILVGVLFGLAMDYQVFLVSRIQEMHSRGMSPKDAVVSGFKTSAPVLVSAAAIMVFVFAGFASSTMAVAASIAFGLVVGVFADAFIVRLILMPAMLALLGESAWWLPKWLDKIIPDLDVEGRALDENLQPNPEHDDHMSTVS; encoded by the coding sequence ATGCCGAAACGTCTGGCTTGGATAGGGCTTTTCAGTGCCCGTCATCGAATACTCGTCGTCGTCGCATGGGTGGCGGCACTTCTCGTACTAACCGGTATTCTGGCATTCGGGACTTCTTCGAGCACTGAATCGGCTGCGCCGTCGGCGCCGGAAACCCGGGCAGGGCAAGCGATGACAATGGTGGCGGACAAATTTCCCGCACCAGACGGCGCTGCCAAAGACCGAGGCAGCCTTCAACTCGTTCTGCAGACTACGAACGGCGAAGCGATAACAGCCCCCACGATGCGGGATCAGGTCGACGCAGTCCTAAGTTCGGCTGCGGGCGTCGACGGTCTGCAGTCGTTGAGCGACCCATTCGACCCGAGCAGTCCCTATGTATCGGCGGACGGGACCACCGTGGTGTCGACGCTGACGTTCGACCCGATGGACGAAGATAGACAGGTCGCGGCATACGACGCTGTACTTGCCGTCGCCGACGGGGCTCCCTCGTCACTGACGGCCGAGGTCGGCGGGCAACTGTTCGAACCCGAGGCGTCGGTCGGTGGTGTCGGTGAGATCGCCGGGATTCTGGTGGCGTTCGTCGTGCTCTTCCTGACCTTCGGTTCCCTGCTGGCAGCGGGTGCGAATATGCTCGTGGCACTCAGCGGTGTCGCGGTCGGCACAATCGGGGTCCTCGCCTACGGCGCATTGAGCCCGATCGAACCCACGACCATCACTTTGTCGGCGATGCTCGGCCTTGCAGTCGGCATCGATTACAGCCTGTTCATCCTGACGCGCTTTCGGACCGAGCTGAAATCGGGTCATAGCGTCGAACTTGCAGTGAGTCGGGCTGTTGGTACGGCCGGCACCGCGGTTGTGTTCGCCGGTCTCACCGTCATCATCGCGCTCGCCGGTCTGAGTGTGGTCGGCATCAGTTTCATCACCGATATGGGTATGGCCGGCGCCTTCGGTGTTCTGGTGGCGATGTTGATGTCCGTGACGTTGTTGCCCACCCTGCTGCGTACCCTCGGAATGCGTGCGCTTCCCCGGAAGCAGAGGGTTCGCGATGGCGAGAACAATCCTGCTGAACCGACACCTTCGAAAAGCACGCGGATATTCGGTGCCTGGGTTGCGTTCCTCGTGACGAGGCCCGTGGTGTCGATTGTTGCGGGAGTTGTTGTCCTGCTTCTGATTACGCTGCCCGTGCTCAGCATGAAGACAGCTCAGAACGTACCGGGAGGCATGGATCCCGCATCGACTCAGCGTCACGCCTACGACTTGATCGTCGACGAGTTCGGCGGCGTGCAAAGCCCGCTCATGGTGGTCGCAGACGGGGACAACGCTGCTACGGACCTCACGCCGGTGCAGCTCCAACTCGCTGGCCTCGACGGCGTGCAGAGTGTGGATCCCGGCACGGTCAGCGCTGACGGTGAAACGGTTCTCTACACGGTGGTCCCGGTCGGAAGCCCGATCGACGAAAGCTTGAAAGACCTTGTCGACCACATCCGTGATCGCGCCGACTCGATCACCGGTGTACATCTCGAGGTCACCGGTGAAACAGCAATTGGAGTCGATGGGGACGCACAGTTGCATCAGGCGCTGCTCAAGTACGTTGCCGTCATCGTCGTGCTCTCGTTCATACTGCTGACAATAATGTTCCGTTCACTTTTGGTCCCGCTGATCGCGACCCTGGGGTACCTGTTGTCGGTGGGAGCAGCCTTCGGAGGCAGTGTCGCGGTGTTCCAATGGGGCTGGCTCGATGCGCTCATTCCTGCACCACAGGGCGACCCGATGCTGAGTGTTCTCCCCATCATTCTGGTCGGCGTATTGTTCGGTTTGGCAATGGACTATCAAGTCTTTTTGGTCTCGCGGATCCAAGAAATGCATTCGCGCGGAATGTCACCGAAAGACGCTGTTGTGTCCGGGTTCAAGACTTCGGCGCCTGTGCTGGTCTCCGCTGCAGCGATCATGGTGTTCGTTTTCGCGGGCTTTGCCAGCAGCACGATGGCAGTCGCCGCGTCCATCGCTTTCGGACTGGTAGTCGGCGTTTTCGCGGACGCATTCATTGTTCGCCTGATTCTCATGCCTGCGATGCTGGCTCTACTGGGTGAGAGCGCCTGGTGGCTCCCGAAGTGGCTCGACAAAATAATCCCTGATCTCGATGTCGAAGGCCGGGCACTAGATGAAAATCTGCAGCCGAACCCGGAGCATGACGATCACATGTCGACCGTCTCGTAA
- a CDS encoding amidohydrolase family protein encodes MLASASDSSVYDPSGVRRSNDVGASAVADDPTRFGLLAAPPLEDVDAAVEEIERVTREHRPDGFALCATYGGEFLGAERFRPVWRELDRRGATVLVHPNPFTPGVLPLPPPLFEVAFDTARTAVSLLWSRTLQDHQAVRVIFTHGGGVLPALAGRLHLLCEADWVPHEGVTAEDVSQALRRVYYDTAMSGSASSLAPILTVTTLEHLVYGSDFGAPCANMAALQHNLRDLMSGVAWLIGLFVMGVPDIPELVRDQVNAVITEAVRQARSRRA; translated from the coding sequence GTGTTGGCCTCGGCGTCGGACTCGTCGGTGTACGACCCGTCAGGCGTGCGCCGCTCCAATGACGTCGGAGCGTCCGCGGTGGCCGACGATCCCACACGGTTCGGTCTGCTCGCGGCACCTCCGCTCGAGGATGTCGACGCGGCGGTGGAGGAAATCGAACGGGTGACGAGGGAACACCGACCGGACGGGTTTGCGCTGTGCGCGACCTACGGCGGGGAATTTCTGGGCGCAGAACGATTCAGACCCGTGTGGCGCGAACTCGACCGACGAGGCGCCACGGTTCTGGTTCACCCGAATCCGTTCACCCCGGGAGTGTTGCCGCTACCGCCGCCCCTCTTCGAAGTGGCGTTCGATACAGCCCGAACTGCGGTGAGTTTGCTGTGGTCACGCACGTTGCAGGACCACCAGGCCGTCCGCGTGATCTTTACCCACGGCGGTGGCGTGCTTCCCGCACTTGCGGGGCGGCTTCACCTCTTGTGCGAGGCGGACTGGGTCCCACATGAGGGGGTCACGGCGGAGGACGTGTCCCAGGCGCTGCGCAGGGTTTATTACGACACGGCAATGTCGGGTTCGGCTAGTTCCCTGGCGCCAATATTGACGGTGACGACGCTAGAGCACCTCGTGTACGGCTCGGATTTCGGTGCTCCGTGCGCGAATATGGCTGCACTGCAACATAACCTCCGTGATCTCATGAGCGGGGTGGCGTGGTTGATCGGGCTGTTCGTCATGGGCGTGCCCGATATCCCCGAGCTAGTCCGAGACCAGGTGAACGCGGTGATCACCGAGGCGGTCCGTCAGGCCCGCTCCCGGCGAGCCTGA
- a CDS encoding DUF3618 domain-containing protein — protein MARDTDKIEREIEAARNQLASTLDELSVRASPKRIAETTKQNIVAKLNEPPVKFTLIGVGAVVAVLVVRKIFS, from the coding sequence GTGGCCAGGGACACCGACAAGATCGAGCGCGAGATCGAGGCTGCTCGAAACCAGCTCGCCAGCACCTTGGATGAGCTCAGCGTCCGGGCCAGCCCGAAGCGGATCGCCGAGACCACCAAGCAGAACATCGTCGCCAAGCTCAACGAGCCCCCGGTGAAGTTCACCCTCATCGGGGTGGGTGCAGTCGTCGCGGTTCTCGTTGTCCGAAAGATCTTCAGCTGA
- a CDS encoding response regulator transcription factor, with protein MIRVLLADDQEIIRQGLRAILDAVDGIEVTADVADGAAAVRAVRDGVAEVVLMDLRMPVMDGVEATRRIREFASADTVKIVVLTTFDKASTVLEALTAGANGFLSKGVGPAELASRIREVAAGGAALSSSAAASLIDHVAESRPRAIDSALRREFDALTPRELEAVLAAATGESNAGIAAGLHLSPFTVKTHINRAMTKVGARDRAQLIAFAYRAGLVD; from the coding sequence ATGATTCGGGTATTGCTTGCCGACGACCAAGAAATTATCCGGCAGGGTCTCCGTGCGATACTCGACGCCGTCGACGGCATCGAGGTGACCGCTGATGTCGCCGACGGTGCCGCCGCGGTGCGCGCGGTTCGGGATGGCGTCGCCGAAGTCGTGCTGATGGATTTACGCATGCCTGTGATGGACGGGGTCGAAGCGACCCGACGCATACGGGAATTCGCGTCCGCAGACACTGTCAAGATCGTCGTGCTCACAACATTCGACAAGGCATCTACGGTCCTGGAAGCGCTTACGGCAGGCGCCAACGGATTTCTGAGTAAGGGCGTGGGGCCTGCGGAGTTGGCATCGCGAATCCGTGAGGTAGCGGCGGGGGGTGCCGCTCTCTCCTCATCTGCTGCAGCGTCGTTGATCGACCATGTTGCTGAAAGTCGTCCGCGCGCGATCGATTCTGCACTGCGTCGGGAGTTCGATGCTCTTACCCCGCGCGAGTTGGAAGCGGTGTTAGCGGCGGCAACGGGGGAGAGCAACGCAGGGATCGCGGCGGGTCTCCACCTGTCGCCGTTCACGGTGAAGACTCACATCAATCGAGCCATGACAAAAGTCGGCGCTCGTGACCGGGCACAGCTGATCGCGTTCGCGTATCGGGCGGGTCTCGTTGATTGA